The genomic window AATTTTCCATTCTAGCTTGAAGATTATCTCCTTCGATACTTTTAAATTGTTCTTCTATTCTGTTACTGGTTTCTTCCAAAAGATATGTGAATAACTCCTCCTTATTTCTAAAATAGTTATATATTATACCATTTGAAATTTTTGCATTTTTACAGATTTGAGCTATTGAAACTTTTCCATATGAATCTTTTGAAAAAAGATCAATGGCTGAATCTATAATTTTCTGTTTAGTCTTTTTTTTCATATTTCCTCCAATAGCGATTTATTTTATTACCAATTAATACTTACATATTCTCTCTATTATAACACGAAAGAAAAGACCATAAACAATTAATTTTGTCCATGGTCTTTTTCCTTCATGCTAAGTGTTTGATTATGCTTTTTTTTCAGCTAATTTACTGATTTCATTGTTTAAAAGTGGTAAGATTTTATTAACGTCTCCCACAATACCAAGGTCTGCATTATTGAATATAGGAGCTCCCTTGTCTTTGTTTATAGCTATAATATATTCAGATTCTTCCATCCCGGCAATATGCTGGATAGCTCCAGAAATTCCCAATGCAAAGTAGATATCCGGTCTAACTGTTTTTCCAGTCTGTCCTACTTGTCTATCGTGACCCATAACTCCTAAGTCTACCATGGCACGAGAACTAGAAACTGTAGCACCGATATTGTCAGCTAATTTCTCTAAGTTCTTAAAGTTTTCAGCTGTTCCAACACCACGACCACCTGAAACTAAGACATGTGCATCTTCAATTTTTACTAATTCTTTAGCTTCCTTTACCTCTTCAATAAGTCTTACTTTGAACTTACTTTCATCAAAGTTTACACCAAATTCTATGATTTCTCCAGTTCTAGTGTTGTCTACAGCTAATTTCTGCATTACTCCAGGTCTAACACTAGACATCTGTGGTCTATGATCTGGGCAGACAATAGTTGCCATTAAGTTTCCACCGAAAGCAGGACGTGTCATAAGTAATTCTCTTTCTTCTGAGATCTCAAGAGATGTACAGTCTGCTGTAAGTCCTGTAGATAATCTAGCAGATACTCTAGGAGCCAGGTCTCTTCCTGTAGAAGTAGCACCGATTAAAATTATGTTTGGCTTTTCAAATTTTGAGATAGCATCAAGTGCCTGGGCATATGGTTCAGTTAAATATCTATCTAATTGAGGATGATCTACATAGATTACCCTATCTGCTCCATGAGAAATAAGATCCTGACACTGATCTTTAATCTCATTTCCTAAAAATACTGCTACTAATTCCTCTTCTAATGTATCGGCAAGCCCTCTACCTCTACCTAATAGTTCGAGGGAAACGTTTTGAATCTCCCTAGATTTTTGTTCTATAAATACATATACGCCTTTATATTCGTTTAAATTCATAGTTCCCCCTACCTATATAATGAAATTTTCTTTTAATTTGTCTACAATAATTGTAACAGCTTCTTGTGGTGTAACTTCATGAATTTTACCAGCTGTTTTTGCTCCCTTAGTAAATGATTTTTTTACCTTTGTAGGAGAACCAGCAAGTCCAAGAACTTCTAAGTCGATATCGATCATACTAGTATCCCAAACCTCTATTTTTTTCTCTCTAACTGCCTCTATTATTTTAGACACAGACATATATCTTGGGTTGTTAGCTTCAGATAATATAGTAAGAACACAAGGAGTTTCTGCTTCTAATAGTTGGTAACCATCTTCTACTCCCCTTTTAACTCTAACTAAATTTTCACCTACGATATCCATCTCTTTTACATATGACATTTGAGGTAATCCTAAATGTTCTGCTAATTGCGGACCAACCTGTGCTGTGTCTCCATCAATAGCCTGTCTTCCTGTGATTACTACATCAAAATCTAATTTTTTTAGTGCACCAGCTAAAGCATTTGAAGTTGCTAATGAATCTGCTCCTGCAAATTTTCTATCTGTTAATAATATTCCTTTATCTACACCCATTGAAAAAGCTTCTTTAAGAACTTGTTCTGCTTGGGGAGGTCCCATTGTGATTGCTGTGATATGTGCTCCATGAAGATCTTTTAGTTTTAGAGCTTCCTCTAAACCTGCTTTATCATCTGGATTTATAATACTAGGAACGCCATCTCTAATCAATGTTCCCTTGATTGGATCTAATCTGATTTCTGTGGTATCTGGTACCTGTTTTATACAAACTACTATATTCATAAAATCCCCCATTTTTATATTTTAATTATTTTAATAAACTTCCTGCTATTACCATTTTTTGAACTTCAGAAGTTCCCTCATATATCTCAGTTATCTTGGCATCTCTCATCATTCTTTCTACAGGATAGTCTCTCGTATAACCATATCCTCCATGAAGTTGAACAGCTTTTGTAGTTACTTCCATAGCTGTTTCAGCAGCAAAT from Psychrilyobacter atlanticus DSM 19335 includes these protein-coding regions:
- a CDS encoding electron transfer flavoprotein subunit alpha/FixB family protein → MNLNEYKGVYVFIEQKSREIQNVSLELLGRGRGLADTLEEELVAVFLGNEIKDQCQDLISHGADRVIYVDHPQLDRYLTEPYAQALDAISKFEKPNIILIGATSTGRDLAPRVSARLSTGLTADCTSLEISEERELLMTRPAFGGNLMATIVCPDHRPQMSSVRPGVMQKLAVDNTRTGEIIEFGVNFDESKFKVRLIEEVKEAKELVKIEDAHVLVSGGRGVGTAENFKNLEKLADNIGATVSSSRAMVDLGVMGHDRQVGQTGKTVRPDIYFALGISGAIQHIAGMEESEYIIAINKDKGAPIFNNADLGIVGDVNKILPLLNNEISKLAEKKA
- a CDS encoding electron transfer flavoprotein subunit beta/FixA family protein, with translation MNIVVCIKQVPDTTEIRLDPIKGTLIRDGVPSIINPDDKAGLEEALKLKDLHGAHITAITMGPPQAEQVLKEAFSMGVDKGILLTDRKFAGADSLATSNALAGALKKLDFDVVITGRQAIDGDTAQVGPQLAEHLGLPQMSYVKEMDIVGENLVRVKRGVEDGYQLLEAETPCVLTILSEANNPRYMSVSKIIEAVREKKIEVWDTSMIDIDLEVLGLAGSPTKVKKSFTKGAKTAGKIHEVTPQEAVTIIVDKLKENFII